The following proteins are co-located in the Candidatus Nanopelagicales bacterium genome:
- a CDS encoding serine hydrolase domain-containing protein, producing MSRRRTFTAAVALAVMAVPVLSSCGNQAASDEVGPRMQASVDQVFAQYRDSHALPDGAGVLVRLVSPNGTWTVASGMPEGTSADSHYRIASVSKTFTAASVMLLRQQGKLNIDDRVTQNIPGTTYSYLPATPQYAIPYKDKMTIRQLLSHRAGVFDVSNNPVPKTSKAPYAGKTYDQYMTEFSGPDHQFTVDELAGVLSANKLSFFKPGTDYHYSDTGYNLLVKIVERVSGTPFNTFVADNMLGPIGLPQTSEVWSAYDFAMPAPFMTGYVNVGGGWQPISEDNMSSQVGPGSVVSTPTDMTRWIAALLSGSGPLNAETVAEMTTVPDGNETYGLGISSTELGMGHSGAHPGYVNIVQYDPKQDVSVVVVTPFIDYTRPIEEHLALLVEVGKRAREAAGYPEPWRPDSR from the coding sequence ATGAGTCGGCGCAGAACCTTCACGGCTGCGGTGGCTCTTGCTGTCATGGCCGTTCCGGTGCTGTCGAGTTGCGGGAATCAGGCCGCCAGCGACGAGGTCGGGCCGCGCATGCAGGCGTCAGTCGACCAGGTGTTCGCGCAATACCGCGACAGCCATGCCCTGCCCGATGGCGCCGGGGTCCTGGTCCGACTCGTGAGCCCCAATGGAACGTGGACTGTCGCCTCCGGAATGCCCGAAGGCACCAGTGCTGATTCGCATTACCGCATCGCCAGTGTCAGCAAGACGTTCACCGCGGCTTCGGTCATGCTGCTGCGACAGCAGGGCAAGCTGAATATCGATGATCGCGTGACGCAGAACATCCCGGGCACGACCTATTCCTACCTGCCAGCCACTCCCCAGTACGCCATCCCGTACAAGGACAAGATGACGATCCGGCAGCTGCTCTCCCATCGGGCCGGGGTATTTGACGTGTCCAACAACCCGGTCCCGAAGACCAGCAAGGCACCCTACGCGGGCAAGACCTACGACCAATACATGACCGAGTTCAGCGGACCGGATCATCAGTTCACGGTCGACGAACTCGCCGGGGTGCTGTCAGCCAACAAGTTGTCGTTCTTCAAACCCGGAACTGACTACCACTACAGCGACACGGGCTACAACCTTCTGGTCAAGATCGTGGAACGGGTTTCGGGCACGCCGTTCAACACCTTTGTCGCGGATAACATGCTCGGGCCCATCGGATTGCCGCAGACGTCGGAGGTCTGGAGCGCGTACGACTTCGCGATGCCAGCGCCGTTCATGACCGGCTACGTAAACGTCGGCGGGGGTTGGCAGCCGATCAGTGAAGACAACATGTCATCGCAGGTAGGCCCCGGGAGCGTAGTGAGCACGCCGACGGACATGACCCGCTGGATTGCCGCGCTGCTGTCCGGATCTGGACCGCTCAACGCCGAGACCGTCGCGGAGATGACGACGGTGCCCGACGGCAACGAGACGTACGGTTTGGGTATCAGCTCAACGGAACTGGGTATGGGTCACTCTGGTGCGCATCCGGGTTACGTCAACATAGTGCAGTACGACCCGAAACAGGACGTGAGCGTCGTTGTGGTCACGCCATTCATCGACTACACGCGGCCGATAGAGGAGCATCTCGCGTTGCTTGTTGAGGTTGGCAAGCGGGCACGAGAGGCAGCGGGCTACCCGGAGCCCTGGCGGCCAGACTCGCGCTGA